A section of the Methanococcus vannielii SB genome encodes:
- the ecnA gene encoding calcium-activated nuclease EcnA yields MKSIGKIAINILIILTLIFASCISFNNEVSSKEFINSREHFSGVVIRVVDGDTVYVRSDNVDYNIRLLGVDTPETYQKNNPKEYYIDYNSPISDLDYLKLWGYKVTNYTRDNIENKNVIVVFDRNSPKIDRYGRHLAYIYVDNENFNQNLIKHGFARVYVSDFELKEKFLEDEKNAKNKRIGLWAYKNN; encoded by the coding sequence ATGAAATCGATTGGAAAAATTGCGATTAATATCTTAATAATTTTAACTTTAATTTTTGCGAGCTGTATTTCTTTTAACAATGAAGTAAGTTCAAAAGAATTTATAAATTCAAGAGAACACTTTTCAGGGGTCGTTATAAGGGTTGTTGATGGGGATACCGTTTATGTGCGGTCAGATAATGTAGATTACAATATAAGGCTTTTAGGAGTAGATACTCCTGAAACGTACCAGAAAAATAATCCTAAAGAATATTATATTGATTATAATTCGCCAATATCTGATTTGGATTATTTAAAACTGTGGGGATATAAAGTAACAAATTATACTAGGGATAATATTGAAAATAAGAATGTAATAGTGGTATTTGATAGAAACAGCCCCAAAATAGATAGGTACGGGCGGCACCTTGCATACATATATGTTGACAATGAAAACTTTAATCAAAATCTTATAAAACATGGATTTGCAAGGGTTTATGTTAGTGATTTTGAATTAAAAGAAAAATTTTTAGAAGACGAAAAAAATGCAAAAAATAAGCGGATAGGATTATGGGCATATAAAAACAACTAA
- a CDS encoding ABC transporter permease → MKILKNLAIPLLGILAWEFLAIYLNNQVILPKVESVVNILLNPGVGLLGTGNLVENTIISIKRVLIGFFIAAMVAIPLGILMGYYSIVNELIDTPIELLRPIPPLAWVPLALAWFGIGESSMHFIIFIGAFFPILLNTISGVRSVPLIMIEAAKTLGGTTKHILKSVVIPASSPDILTGLRVGVGIAWMCVVAAEMLPGSDAGLGYLIMYAYLLSRMDVVVASMIVIGIIGILFDKGLRFIEKRYFSWKKMIK, encoded by the coding sequence ATGAAAATATTAAAAAACCTTGCAATACCACTTTTAGGAATTTTGGCATGGGAATTTCTTGCAATTTACTTAAATAATCAAGTAATACTGCCCAAAGTTGAAAGTGTTGTAAATATATTATTAAACCCTGGCGTTGGGCTACTTGGAACTGGAAATTTAGTTGAAAATACGATTATAAGTATTAAAAGAGTTTTAATCGGGTTTTTTATTGCAGCAATGGTTGCAATTCCTCTTGGAATTTTAATGGGGTATTATTCAATTGTAAATGAATTAATTGACACCCCAATAGAACTTTTAAGGCCAATTCCCCCACTAGCATGGGTTCCATTGGCACTAGCATGGTTTGGAATAGGCGAATCTTCAATGCACTTTATAATTTTTATAGGCGCATTTTTTCCAATTCTATTAAATACCATTTCTGGCGTTAGAAGCGTTCCATTAATAATGATTGAAGCTGCAAAAACGCTTGGAGGAACCACTAAACATATTTTAAAAAGTGTGGTAATTCCAGCGTCTTCTCCGGATATTTTAACTGGTTTACGAGTTGGAGTAGGTATTGCATGGATGTGTGTCGTTGCAGCAGAAATGCTTCCTGGAAGTGATGCTGGACTTGGATATTTAATAATGTATGCATATTTACTAAGTAGAATGGATGTTGTAGTAGCATCAATGATTGTAATTGGAATAATTGGAATATTATTTGATAAAGGATTAAGATTTATCGAAAAAAGATACTTTAGCTGGAAAAAAATGATAAAATGA
- the cbiD gene encoding cobalt-precorrin-5B (C(1))-methyltransferase CbiD, translated as MTIDFRTETTFGYTTGACAVSGAYSALYFLKNNKKLDFVEILNLKNETLIIPIQNIERSENTAFATVKKFSGKDIDITNNMTINVEVTLQKLDNNSNLKLIEIFGGNGVGIVTKRGLQIDVGDYAINPKPREMIEKNLISLLNDGEKAVVRISIPNGDEISKKTLNPKLGIIGGISILGTTGIVRPMSNDAYKESLLPQIDIAIQNGFENLVFVPGNIGTKYAKSVLNIEEDQIIEVSNFWGFMLEKAGEKGVKDITVFGHAGKIVKLAGGIFDTHSKVSDARNEILCAYTSTLCNNQELMKKILQSNTTEEIIEILAEKDILNEVFNLISKRVVERLCLRFPNIKFSCIIVDINGKILGKCFLGDRFD; from the coding sequence ATGACTATCGATTTTCGAACAGAAACGACTTTTGGATATACAACTGGTGCATGTGCGGTTTCGGGTGCATATTCTGCACTCTATTTTTTAAAAAATAATAAAAAGTTGGATTTTGTAGAAATTTTAAATTTGAAAAATGAAACTTTAATAATTCCAATACAAAATATCGAAAGAAGCGAAAATACTGCTTTTGCAACAGTTAAAAAATTTTCCGGAAAAGACATCGATATTACAAACAACATGACAATTAATGTTGAAGTTACGCTTCAAAAATTGGATAATAATTCTAATTTAAAGTTAATCGAAATATTTGGCGGAAATGGCGTTGGCATCGTTACAAAACGAGGTCTGCAAATTGATGTGGGCGATTATGCAATAAATCCAAAACCAAGAGAAATGATTGAGAAAAACTTAATTTCACTTTTAAATGATGGTGAAAAGGCCGTTGTAAGAATATCTATTCCAAATGGGGATGAAATTTCTAAAAAAACGTTAAACCCGAAATTAGGAATAATTGGGGGAATTTCAATTCTTGGTACAACAGGAATTGTAAGGCCAATGTCTAATGATGCATATAAAGAATCCCTTTTACCTCAAATTGATATAGCAATACAAAATGGCTTTGAAAATTTAGTGTTTGTTCCGGGAAACATAGGTACAAAATACGCTAAATCGGTTTTAAATATTGAAGAAGACCAAATTATAGAAGTTTCAAATTTTTGGGGTTTTATGCTTGAAAAAGCAGGAGAAAAAGGCGTTAAAGATATAACTGTTTTTGGACACGCTGGGAAAATAGTAAAACTTGCAGGAGGTATTTTTGATACTCACTCAAAGGTATCCGATGCAAGAAATGAAATTTTATGTGCGTATACGTCAACTCTATGCAATAATCAAGAATTAATGAAAAAAATACTTCAATCAAATACTACTGAAGAAATAATAGAGATTTTGGCTGAGAAGGATATTTTAAATGAAGTCTTTAACCTTATTTCAAAAAGAGTTGTTGAAAGACTTTGTTTAAGATTTCCAAATATTAAATTTTCTTGTATTATTGTGGATATAAACGGAAAAATCCTTGGAAAATGCTTTTTAGGTGATCGATTTGATTAG
- a CDS encoding M24 family metallopeptidase produces the protein MDKFGEFLEYLKENDIKKAVITRKENITYFLERYPPNFSILIFDSNHDKVTLQVSKLDFEMSKDYKNKNLDIELYENFENTFKGCIGLEDTLPIKFLKFVEKYTIISKKIDEMREIKSKAEIQNIKTAAKISDEAIEFGTNYAFENDCVTENQVAAEIEYFMKEKGSIRPSFDTIAISNKKTRLPHGMPSKDIVKNILLMDIGALYEGYCSDITRTVILNENIQKYSEVYDVVKSAKLEAEKNLKAGISVKELDLVARDHMGEFKEYFIHSLGHGVGVEVHESPTISSKIKEDIILKEGMVITIEPGIYTDDFGVRIEDLYLVKKNGFEKLSNAKILKY, from the coding sequence ATGGATAAATTTGGGGAATTTTTAGAATATTTAAAAGAAAATGATATTAAAAAAGCAGTAATTACAAGAAAAGAGAATATAACTTATTTTTTAGAAAGATATCCACCTAATTTCTCTATACTTATTTTTGATAGCAACCATGATAAAGTGACTTTACAGGTGTCAAAACTCGATTTTGAAATGTCAAAAGACTATAAAAATAAAAATCTCGATATTGAACTTTACGAAAACTTTGAAAATACATTTAAAGGCTGTATCGGTTTAGAAGATACTTTACCGATTAAGTTTTTAAAATTTGTTGAAAAATATACGATAATTTCTAAAAAAATTGATGAAATGCGTGAAATAAAATCAAAAGCAGAAATTCAAAATATAAAAACTGCAGCGAAAATAAGCGACGAAGCAATTGAATTTGGGACCAATTATGCGTTTGAAAATGACTGCGTAACAGAAAATCAAGTTGCTGCAGAAATAGAGTATTTTATGAAAGAAAAGGGAAGCATTCGACCATCATTTGATACAATTGCTATATCTAATAAAAAAACGAGGCTTCCACACGGAATGCCGTCAAAAGATATTGTAAAAAACATTCTCCTAATGGATATCGGAGCACTTTACGAAGGCTACTGTTCAGATATCACTAGAACCGTAATTTTAAATGAAAATATTCAAAAATATTCTGAAGTATATGATGTTGTAAAGAGTGCAAAGTTAGAGGCCGAAAAAAATTTAAAAGCAGGAATTTCTGTAAAAGAGCTTGATTTAGTTGCAAGGGACCATATGGGCGAATTTAAGGAGTATTTTATACATTCTCTCGGCCACGGCGTAGGGGTTGAAGTTCACGAGAGTCCGACAATCTCTTCAAAAATAAAGGAGGATATTATTTTAAAAGAGGGAATGGTTATTACGATAGAACCTGGAATTTATACGGATGATTTTGGAGTTAGAATTGAGGATTTATATCTCGTAAAAAAGAACGGCTTTGAAAAATTGAGCAATGCAAAAATTTTAAAATATTAA
- a CDS encoding phosphate signaling complex PhoU family protein, protein MLRGKEATLAAIITIIMEEEPETQDDIAEKLNVSRRYVAKLLKPLVDEGAIRHPYVVNLEKLKNFEEYLETDKFFKEISDTFDKMGTNVIYNAEKVFEALKKQDIDSAKNVILEDYALNRMEDEVNIVLRMNASKHLDMDSLMQVSNIAANIERCGDYLSNIAEEVVNGLLVEPLIYLEIFELHEIIVKMFNYAMDMVKHQKINTEIYELELKLHEKLDIILEKLKSERVKKSENINQFIQFGMFLKDVERFGDRCLKIFELGREFHHKIPQNKKIPESFRNIK, encoded by the coding sequence ATGCTAAGGGGAAAAGAAGCAACTCTCGCTGCAATAATTACAATAATTATGGAAGAAGAACCCGAAACTCAGGACGATATTGCAGAAAAGCTAAACGTTAGTAGAAGATACGTTGCAAAGCTTTTAAAACCTCTTGTAGATGAAGGGGCAATAAGACATCCTTATGTAGTAAATCTTGAAAAGCTTAAAAATTTTGAAGAATATTTAGAGACCGATAAATTTTTTAAAGAAATTTCAGATACTTTCGATAAAATGGGTACAAACGTTATATATAATGCCGAAAAAGTATTTGAAGCTTTAAAAAAGCAGGATATCGATTCTGCAAAGAACGTAATTCTTGAAGATTATGCACTAAATCGAATGGAAGATGAGGTAAATATCGTTTTAAGAATGAATGCTTCAAAACATCTTGATATGGATAGCTTAATGCAAGTGTCAAATATTGCTGCAAATATTGAACGTTGTGGGGATTATCTTTCAAATATCGCAGAAGAAGTAGTAAACGGGCTTTTAGTGGAGCCTTTAATATATTTAGAAATTTTTGAACTTCATGAAATTATAGTTAAAATGTTTAATTATGCAATGGATATGGTAAAACATCAAAAAATAAATACTGAAATTTATGAATTGGAATTAAAATTACATGAAAAGCTCGACATAATTCTTGAAAAGCTTAAATCAGAACGTGTTAAAAAATCAGAAAATATTAACCAATTTATCCAATTTGGAATGTTTTTAAAGGATGTTGAAAGATTTGGTGATAGATGCCTTAAAATATTTGAATTAGGGCGTGAATTCCATCATAAAATCCCGCAAAATAAGAAAATTCCGGAATCTTTTAGAAATATAAAATAA
- the lysA gene encoding diaminopimelate decarboxylase → MEFLGNEMLTVKDGKLKIDGHDAGELAKMYETPLYVMSETQTVKNFERYVESFKEYSEKTGKETIFSFAYKANTNLALTKLLSKLGCGADIVSAGELYIAKISNVPSEKIVFNGNCKLKEEIKMGIETKIRAFNVDSISDLILINETAKEMGKIANVAFRVNPNVDPKTHPKISTGMKKNKFGLDIESGIALQTIKMAEKMENVKIVGIHCHIGSQLTEISPFVEETRKIMDFVVLLKNEGININDVNLGGGLGIPYDKQKVIPVQKDLAKAILSVIYEYESKIELPNLILEPGRSIVATSGVLLGTVKHIKDTPVAKWIMIDAGMNDMMRPAIYEAYHEITSCTLRSEKEVVSIAGGLCESSDVFGKDRELSKIEVNDTIAILDVGAYGISMANNYNSRGKPAMVLTSEKEVSIIRERETLADLISKDIVPNHLL, encoded by the coding sequence ATGGAATTTTTGGGGAACGAAATGTTAACCGTTAAGGACGGAAAATTAAAAATTGATGGGCATGATGCAGGCGAACTTGCCAAAATGTATGAAACTCCGCTTTATGTGATGAGTGAAACCCAGACTGTTAAAAACTTCGAAAGATACGTTGAATCATTTAAGGAATACTCTGAAAAAACCGGAAAAGAAACCATATTTTCATTCGCATACAAAGCAAACACAAACCTTGCTTTAACAAAACTTCTTTCAAAACTTGGATGCGGTGCAGACATTGTAAGTGCTGGGGAATTATATATTGCAAAAATTTCAAATGTTCCTTCTGAAAAAATTGTATTTAACGGAAACTGTAAATTAAAAGAAGAAATTAAAATGGGAATTGAGACAAAAATAAGGGCATTTAATGTTGATAGTATAAGCGACCTTATTTTAATCAACGAAACTGCAAAAGAAATGGGAAAAATTGCAAACGTTGCTTTTAGAGTAAATCCAAATGTTGACCCAAAAACACATCCTAAAATTTCAACTGGAATGAAAAAGAACAAGTTTGGACTGGATATTGAAAGCGGGATTGCACTTCAAACAATTAAAATGGCAGAAAAAATGGAAAACGTTAAAATTGTAGGTATTCACTGCCATATAGGCTCCCAATTAACTGAAATTAGCCCATTTGTTGAAGAAACAAGGAAAATAATGGATTTTGTAGTTTTGCTTAAAAATGAAGGAATTAACATTAACGATGTAAATCTTGGTGGAGGACTTGGAATTCCATACGACAAACAAAAAGTAATTCCTGTCCAAAAAGACCTTGCAAAAGCAATTCTTAGTGTAATTTACGAGTACGAAAGTAAAATTGAACTTCCAAACCTTATTTTAGAACCTGGAAGAAGCATAGTTGCAACTTCAGGAGTTTTACTTGGAACGGTAAAACATATAAAAGATACCCCTGTTGCAAAATGGATAATGATTGATGCAGGAATGAATGACATGATGAGGCCTGCAATTTATGAGGCATACCACGAAATTACTTCCTGTACATTAAGAAGTGAAAAGGAAGTTGTAAGTATTGCAGGAGGATTATGTGAAAGTTCAGATGTATTTGGAAAAGATAGGGAACTTTCAAAAATTGAAGTAAATGACACCATTGCAATTTTAGACGTTGGAGCTTACGGAATTAGTATGGCGAATAATTATAACTCAAGAGGAAAACCCGCAATGGTTTTAACAAGTGAAAAGGAAGTTTCAATAATTAGGGAAAGGGAAACTCTTGCTGACTTAATATCAAAAGATATAGTGCCAAATCATTTACTTTAA
- a CDS encoding ABC transporter ATP-binding protein has product MSVLELKNVVKKFGNDKKEILAVDNVNLTVKKNEFISLVGPSGCGKSTVLRMIAGLEAPSSGGIYLDGEKVLGPDADRGMVFQQYTLLPWKTVLQNVTFGLEIKQISKKERTEIAKKFLKMVGLDEFSESYPYELSGGMQQRVAIARTIANDPKVVLMDEPFGALDTQTRTMLQDHLLKIWENEKKTIIFVTHSVDEAVYLSDKVIIMTARPGKIKKIIDIELDRPRKRTSGEFIKYRKMIIEELKAEVLKTYV; this is encoded by the coding sequence ATGTCAGTTTTAGAATTAAAAAATGTAGTTAAAAAGTTTGGAAATGATAAAAAAGAGATTCTTGCAGTTGATAACGTAAATTTAACGGTAAAAAAGAACGAATTTATATCACTAGTTGGCCCAAGTGGTTGCGGCAAATCAACAGTTTTAAGAATGATTGCAGGGCTTGAAGCCCCCAGTTCTGGCGGGATTTACCTTGATGGGGAAAAAGTTTTGGGTCCCGATGCAGATAGGGGTATGGTATTTCAGCAATACACCCTCCTCCCTTGGAAAACCGTTCTTCAAAATGTAACGTTCGGGCTTGAAATTAAACAAATCTCTAAAAAAGAAAGAACTGAAATTGCGAAAAAATTTCTAAAAATGGTAGGATTAGATGAATTTTCCGAGTCTTACCCTTATGAATTAAGTGGCGGAATGCAGCAACGTGTTGCAATTGCAAGAACCATTGCAAACGATCCTAAGGTTGTATTGATGGATGAACCTTTTGGAGCATTAGATACGCAGACAAGAACTATGCTTCAAGATCATCTTTTGAAAATATGGGAAAACGAAAAAAAGACGATTATTTTTGTAACTCATAGTGTCGATGAAGCGGTTTATTTATCGGATAAGGTTATTATAATGACTGCAAGACCTGGGAAAATAAAAAAAATTATTGACATAGAGTTAGATAGGCCAAGAAAAAGGACTAGCGGAGAATTTATAAAATACCGGAAAATGATAATTGAAGAACTAAAGGCAGAAGTTTTAAAAACTTACGTATAA
- the tsaA gene encoding tRNA (N6-threonylcarbamoyladenosine(37)-N6)-methyltransferase TrmO, with the protein MIRKEYTIFEIGIFKKEETESYLEIFPEFFDGTEGLTNNSKILIFLWFNGSDNEDKRRTLRVHPKGNLKNPVRGVFSTRSPVRPNPIALYTVNINKIVENRIYIEEIDAFSETPLIDIKIYSKELDL; encoded by the coding sequence TTGATTAGGAAAGAGTATACTATTTTTGAGATAGGTATTTTTAAAAAAGAAGAAACTGAATCTTACTTGGAGATTTTTCCAGAGTTTTTTGACGGAACTGAAGGACTAACTAATAATTCAAAAATTTTAATTTTTTTGTGGTTTAATGGGTCAGATAATGAAGATAAAAGGCGTACATTACGCGTACACCCAAAAGGAAACCTAAAAAATCCTGTTAGAGGGGTTTTTTCAACAAGATCACCAGTTAGGCCTAACCCTATTGCACTATATACTGTAAATATCAATAAAATCGTGGAAAATAGGATCTATATTGAAGAAATTGACGCATTTTCAGAAACGCCGTTAATTGATATAAAAATCTATTCAAAAGAACTTGATTTATAG